The nucleotide sequence GTTTCAGAATCGCCTTTACCGGCATGTTATACAGTATTGTCGGCCCGGCCGCAGCAGAAGGTTTCTTCCATGGCTTTTCCGGATGGCTCGTCTTCATGGCAGCCTTTCCTGTCTTCCTTGCCGGGATGTGGGTCTTGAAGAGACTGCCCCCGAGGGATGCCGGAAGTGGAGATGCACTGGTGCATGTACGCGCGGATGCAGGGGCGGTGGAGTCCGTCACCCCCGAAAACCAGGACAAAGAGGCATCAACGGTGAAGAGACTCCTCCTCCCTCAATTCATCGTCAGCATGGCGATGCTTTTGCTGACTTTCGGATTCTCCCACGGTGTAGAGTTCCGTCAAAAGGTGCCGGTCAGTAAACCCTTCAACGAGTTTCCCATGGAGGTCGGGGAATGGAAGGGGACCAGCGAACAGATGGAATCGCAGTTTCGAAATGCCTTGAACTTTAGTGATTATATCATCGCGAATTACAGAAATCCGCAAGGTAAGACGGTGAACTTCTACGTTGCCTACTACCAGGACCAGCGAAAGGGCGAGTCAATTCATTCGCCGGAATCCTGTCTCCCGGGAAGCGGTTGGGATTTCAAGGACGCCGGTGCAGTAACCGTTCCCCTCAATGATGGCGGGTCTTCACTGCCGGTGAGCAGGGCTTATATGGAAAAGGCAGGAATGAGGGAACTCACGTACTACTGGTTCCCTCAGCGGGGCCGCACGCTCACAAAGCTCTACGAGCTCAAACTGTTCACATTCTGGGACGCGTTGACGAAGCAGAGGACAGACGGCGCATTGGTACGCGTGATAACGCCGGTATACGATTCAGAGGGGATGAAGGATGCCGAAGAGCGTCTGCAGTCTTTCACGAGAAAGATCGTGCCGGTCCTGGAAGGGTTCATCCCCGGTAAGGACCTGCGGTAAGCCTCATGATATACGCAACGACCCTGCTGATGTCGGTGTTCATCACCGTCAGCCTGATGCCGATCACGGTGAAGCTGGCAACCAGGTATCAAATGGTTGATTTCCCCAACCCGCGAAAGGTACACGTGCGACCTGTGCCGAGGATCGGAGGTCTGGCGATGGCTGCCGGAGCCTTTCTTCCGATCATCATCTGGATGCCGTCGGATCAATTTGTGAGGGCCTTCATGGCATCGACGGGTACGCTTGTGCTGTTCGGTTTCGTTGATGATATGAAAGGACTTGGATACAAGACAAAATTTGCCGGACAGATCCTCGCGGCAGTGATCATCGTGGTCTTCGGAGGCGTCAGGATAGACTCCATGGGAAGCCTCCTGCCTGGCGGAATGCAATTGCCTGGGTGGTTTTCTTTCCCCTTCACTCTCGTCGCGATTGTTGGTGTCACAAATGCCGTCAACATGGCCGATGGCCTGGACGGTCTGGCAGGCGGCATTTCCCTTCTCGTACTGTGCTGTATAGGATATCTTGCCCATATTCAGGGGAATACCGTTGTTATCCTTCTGTCATTGGCACTGGCAGGCGCGATTTTCGGATTCCTCCGCTATAACACCTATCCTGCGAATATCTTCATGGGCGATACAGGAAGCCAGCTCCTCGGGTTTGCGTCGGTGGTGCTTGCAATGAAGGTTACCCAGGGCGACACGCCCTTCAGCCCCGTCTTGCCGCTGATCATCCTCGGCTTTCCCATCCTCGATACGCTGACCGTTATGGCGGAACGGATAAGAGAGGGCAGGTCTCCCTTCTCTCCGGACAAGAACCACTTTCATCACCGGCTCATGGGCCTCGGACTTTCACATACCGAGGCGGTCTTCGCGATCTATCTTGTCCAGGCGGCGATGATCGTTTCAGCCATCCTCTTCAAGTATTACTCGGATTGGGCGCTTGTTATCTCGTATGCCGTTTTTTCCGCAGTCGTCATAAGCGCCTTTGCCGTTGCCGGCAGGAAAGGGTATCGCTTCTCATGGCATCCGGTGATCGGTCAGATGATCAGGGGGAGATTGCGAAGAATCAGGGATGACAACTGGATTACCAGGATATCATTCGCCCTCTCGAGTATAATCGTTCCGGTGCTCCTTCTCTTGTCCTGCCTTCTTCCTGCAAATATCCCCGGATATGTCTCTTTCATCGCCGTGTGCTTCTCTTTGCTCATCGTAGCGGTTCGGCTCCTTTGGAAGGGGCAGATGGGTTTCTGCCTGAGGTTTGTGGTCTATCTGACTGTCCCCCTTGTCCTCTACCTCATTCGGGAAGGCAGAGGGGCCTGGCACGGCGAAATAATGTTCACCCTGTATCATCTCTCCTTCGGTCTGACGGCGCTCTTCGTTCTTCTCTCGGTGAAATACGCGAATAATACGAAGGCATTCAGGATGACGACCATGGACTTTCTCGTTATCTTCATCGCCGTTGTCGTGCCCAATCTGCCTGACCAGTCGATCCAGAACTACCACCTGGGACTTCTCGCGGTAGAGATCATCGTGCTGTTATTCAGTTATGAAGTCCTGATTACCGAGCGTCGGGGAAGACTCGATGCCTTAACAGCTTCGACCCTGCTGGCCCTGACACTCCTCGCTATAAGGGGCGGAGCGGGATTATAGCAAAGAACGATGTCTTGGAGGGGTAGGCCTGTGTGCCTAGCCGGTCTTCAGGAGACGCCCCTCCACAGCAAGCAAAATAAGGAGGAGATCTCATGTTCATGAAGCGTAGAATGATGCTCGGAGTGGCGATGATGCTGACTGCTGTCGCGCTTTTGTCGGGCTGCGGCGGGCCGGAGGAAAAGAAGGCCAAGTTTTACAGCAAGGGCAAGGCGTTGTATGAAAGAGGGGATTATGTGAAAGCCGGACTGGAGTTTAAGAATGCCGTCCAGATCGATCCCAAGTATGCTGACGCTTACTACATGCTCGGGCTCGTCGCACTGAAATCAGGAGACCCCAGGGCCGCGTACGGGAGTTTTTCCAAAGTCGTAGAACTCTCGCCGCAGCACGCCGGCGCCCAGATACAACTCGGCTGGTTTCTGTTAGGTGCAGGGAAGACAGGCGAGGCGATGGATAAGGTTGAACTCGTCCTGAAGGGCGAACCGAAAGACGAGGATGCCCTTATTCTCAAAGGGGCTGTCTTGGTGAAGAAGAAGCGTAATGACGAGGCCCGTCGATTCCTGGAATCCGTTGTGGGACGGGATATCCGAAAACCGGAGGGCTATCTGCTCCTGAGCTCTCTTTACGCGCAGAAGGGAGATACGGAGGGTGTCGAAAAGAGACTGCTCGAGGGTATAAAGCTCAATGAAAAGGCGGTGCCTCTCCACCTGGCCCTTGCAGACCTTTACCTGAAAACGAAGAGGACCGATGAGGCAGCGGGCGTTATGCAGAAGCTCGTCAAACTGGAGCCTGAGGCATCCCGGCATCATCTTACGCTCGCAGGGATTTACTGGAATGCAGGCAAAGAACAGCAGGCTGTGGACGTGCTGAAATCATTCGTATCGGCCGATCCGAAAAAGGAGGAACGATGGGTCCAGACGGCAGACTTCTATAATACGAGGAACAGACCGGCCGAAGCCGAACAGCAGTTAAAAGAAGGAATCCGCGTGAACGAGAAAAGCTTCCGGATTCGCTTTGCCCTGAGCGCGCTGTATGTGAGTACCAACCGCCCTGATCAAGCCATCGCTGCACTTCAGGAATGTCTGAAGCTGGAGAAGGATTCGGCGAATCCCCAGGTCCTCTATGCGAAGAATTCTCTTGCCCAAATCTATTTTGCCCGGCAGGCAATCGACAAAGCAACAAAATATCTCGATGAGGTGCTCAAGGAAAGCCCGAAGAACCTCGATGCAAATTACCTGAAGGGTACCATCCATCTCAGAAAGCTGGAAGGGGTGCAGGCAGTTTCATCGTTCCGGACCGTGATCAGCGACAACCCGCAATTCATTCCGGGATACATCAGTCTTGCCGAAGCTCATGCCGTGAATAAGGAGATGAATCTTGCCTTCGACACCCTCCGGGATGCATTGAAGATCGCGCCCGGTTCAAGGGATGTGATCCGCGCAATGGCCCGCCTCTACGGGGTCCAGAAAGATTTCAAGAATGCCGAAGCCCAATATCGCGGGCTTCTTGCTGCCAATCCCAAAGACCTTGAAGTCAGGGCCGACCTGGGGGACCTCATGATGAGGGCAGGGGATTTCAGAAAGGCAGAGACCGAATACGCTGCTATAGAGAGGCTGGCGCCCAACCATCCCCTGGGCTATGTCAAACTGAGCGCCTGTTACATGGCACAAAGAAAATGGGACAAGGCAATCGCAGAACTTGAGAATGTCGTGCGCACCCATCCGGAGCTGTGGTCGCCTGCGAATGATCTCGCGTACCTCTTGACTGAATACGGCGGAGGAAGGAAAGACCTCGACCGGGCTCTTCTCCTCGCAGAGAAGGCGAAATCTCTGAATCCTGACAATCCCGCTGTCATGGATACCGTCGGCTGGATCAACTACCGGAAGGGTGATCTGAATCAGGCCGTTGCCCTACTCGCTAAGGCGCAGGAGAAGGCCCCTGGGAACCCCTCGATCAATTATCATCTGGGTATGGCATATAGCCGCGCCGGCGACGCCTCGAAGGCGAAGGAATATCTGAAGATTGCACTCGCTTCAAAGACCGATTTCCCCGGCAAGGAGGAGGCTGAGAAGACCATGGCAGGGATCCGTTAGCACATCTGAAAATGAGTTGAGAAGTCCTTAGCATCGGAAAGCCTGGATCGAGGGATGATCGTTTGATCTTGATTCAGGCTTTCTGCCACTGAAGCACTCCAGGCGAACTGCCGATTCGACCCTGCCTGAAACACAATCTTAACAGAAGTGTAATAAAACGGTAATGACCTTTGGGTTAGCATGTTCAGTCAGCGAAACTAGTACGGCAAGAGACCCATCGTAAGAATACTGTGGCGCAAGCTGCGTTACGAGAACTGTCGTGGAACGAACGAGAATGCTTCGGATAGTACTGACTCTCATAATGGCCGGGACCCTCGTCGCCTCCTCTCCGGTCCTGTCGCGGGCTGGAGGCGAAGATATCTCCGCTCCCCCGGGGTCCGAGGCAGCGGCAACCCCCGAAACGTCTCCGACGGAAGGGGCGCCCGATGCGTCGAGTTATCTCATAGGGCCGGGAGATGTGCTTGATGTTGCCGTGTGGAAGGATGAGGCTTTAACGCGGTCGTGCATTGTGCGGCCCGATGGGGCCATCTCATTCCCTCTGATCGGAGAAGTGCGTGTTGAGGGGAGGACCGTAGCCGACGTCAAAGAAGAGATGGAAAAGAGGCTCGACCGTTATGTCCCGGGGACGACGCTGTCAGTTGAGGTCAAGCAGGTGAACAGCATGATCATTTACGTCATCGGCAAAGTCAACGCGCCCGGCCGGTACATCATGAATACCAATGTCAATGTCCTGCAGGCCCTCGCCACTGCCGGGGGTCTCAATATCTTCGCGAAGAGGAACAAGATTAAGATATTCCGGCAGGAAGACCACGAGACCGTCATCTTTCCCTTTGAATACGACGAGGTTGTCGAAGGTAAGCGGCTCGATCGGAACATCATGCTCAAACGGGGCGACATTGTCGTCATCCCCTGATGCTCTATGTGCCCGTACTCCTTTCTATCCTCTTGCTCCTGTCATGCGCGGCGCCCGGATGGGGAGACGACTTCAGCATTGTTCCGTCAATCACGGTCAAAGAGGAATATAATACGAACATCTTGCTGGCGGCAAGCGATATGAAGGATGATTTCATCACCACGATCTCTCCAGGTTTGGAAATCGTCGACCATACAGGGCGTTTCGATGGAGATCTGCTTGTTCGATTCGACAGGCTCGAATATGCCGAAAACCAGGGCCTCAGCGCGACAAATAAGACCTACAGCGGAAGACTGCGGTACCTCGTCACGCCCCTGCTCGGCATTTCAGCCGAAGCGTCCTATGTGAGGCTTCCCAATCCGGCCCTCGTTACGGGGAGTACCGGCATCGTGACGACAAAGTCTCCCTGGGACCGTATTACTTCTTCCCTGTCCGCTGACTATCGGCTTACCGAAAAGGCAGCAGCGCAACTCTCCTATAGCTACGCCAGGGACCATTTTGAAAATGCGACGAGCAGTAACGATACGTCCCACAATCTGAACGCAGGGCTCGAATACGATCTCAGCGAGTACTTCCCCTCGGTGAAGGGGAGACTGAATGCCGGGTACGGTCATTATTTCTCCAGCACTTCCCGGACCGATAATATCGCGGGTACAGTGGGTTTTTCACGGCAGATTGATGAACTCTGGAGTGTAAGCGCCGACATTGGACCCATTTACGTAAGGTCCACCGTGCTTGTAGGTCAGTTGGTACCTGATTTTTTGGACATCGACGGCCTGGAGATCCCCGTTGGCTACCACGTGGTCACGGAACAACGGACTAATTCAGGCTGGGGATGGTGGGGAAAGGCCTCGCTCAATTATGGCGGTGAATACGTCAATGGCGCTCTAGCTTACACGAGGAGTCTCAGCACCTCGACCGGTTACAACGGTGCAGCCGAGAGCAATGCCGTGACGCTCTCGGCCCAGTATCGGCTTGCTTCAGAGCTGTCGGCCCTCTTTTCTTCCTCCTACTACACGCTCAAATCCGACCCTTCACGATTCTCCTCGCAGGTTATCAACCAGAAGACTCTGGTGGTCAGCCCCTCGCTCCGCTACGAATTCTCGAAAGATATGGCCATGGAGCTGTCCTACGAATACACCAAGGTCGACTATCCTGCGTCAAACACCTCGGCGAACAGACAGGTGATCTCTCTTCGCCTGTTATTCCAGAGCCCCTTGTTCCATTAGGGTGATCAAGAGAAATGAGGGAAGTGTTGTGAAACAAAATGAGGCGATAAAGATCGGGGATGTCCTCGCGATAGCGAAGAGGCGACGGTTGGCGCTTCTTGTGCCGGCCCTTGCGGTCTTCCTCCTGTCGGCGGGGGTCGTGGTGCTTTTGGAGCCTGTGTACCGCTCCACATCGACGATCCTGGTCGAAGAGCAGGAAATCCCCAGGGAATATGTCATGGCAACGGTGACGAGCTTCGTGGAGCAGCGTCTCCAGAGCATCAACCAGAGGATCATGAGCTCGGCCCGTCTCCTCGAGATCATCAACCGCTTCAACCTCTACGCTGATAAACGGAGCAGGCTGACTACGGAAGAGATCATCGACGGCATGAGAAAGAAGGATATAAAGTTCGAGACTGTCATGGCAGACGTGATAGACCGCCGGACAGGCCAGAAGACCGCTGCGACCATCGCCTTTACCGTGTCCTACGAGGGAAAGAACCCCATGGTGGTCCAGCAGGTCGCCAATGTCCTTGCTTCTCTCTATCTCGAGGAGAACATGAAGGTGGTAGGTCAGCAGACAGCCGGAACCTCGAAATTCCTCGAGGACGAGATGAAGACCGTCCAGACGCACCTGCTGTCGTTAGAGAAGAAGATAGCCGAGTACAAGGAGAAGAACCCTCGTTCACTTCCCGAGCTCCTCAATTACAACCTCCAGACCCTGGACTGGGCCGACAGGAGTTTCGATCAGTTCCATGACCAGCTCCGTACCCTGAGAGAGAAGGAGAGCTATCTGCAGAGCCAGCTCACGAGCATGGAGCCTGATGCAAAGAATCAGGACAAGGAACTCCTGAAGGATCTGAGGGCGAAGCTGGTAATGCTCAGGTCGAAGTATTCCGACGAGTATCCCGACGTGAAGAAGACAAAGAAGGAAATCGCCGAGCTTGAAGAGAGACTCCGCGCCGAAAACGGTAAGGAGCCGAACCCGGAAAAACCGGACAACCCTGCCTATGTTGCCCTTGCCGCACAATTGGCCAGCACCCAGTCCGAGATCAAGTCAGTCACACGGCAGATAAGTGATCTGGAGAAGAAGAGAGACGATTACAGCCAAAGGTTGGAGATGTCACCCAGGGTGGAGGAGGGGTACAAGAACCTGATGGTGGAGAGAAACAATACCCAGGCCAAGTATGACGATCTCATGAAGAAGTTTATGGAGGCGAGGGTGGCTCAGGGCCTCGAAAAAGGCCAAATGGGAGAGCGCTTCACCGTGATTGATCCTGCGAGGCTCCCGGAAAAACCGGTAAGACCGAACCGCCCCGCGATCCTCCTGATCGGCCTCATTTTGGGGGTCGGATCTGGCGCGGGAACAGCGTGGCTGCGGGAGGCCGGTGACAGTTCTGCGCGCAGCCATGAAGATCTTGCTGCGCGGTTCCCTTTCCCCG is from Thermodesulfovibrionales bacterium and encodes:
- a CDS encoding tetratricopeptide repeat protein, with amino-acid sequence MKRRMMLGVAMMLTAVALLSGCGGPEEKKAKFYSKGKALYERGDYVKAGLEFKNAVQIDPKYADAYYMLGLVALKSGDPRAAYGSFSKVVELSPQHAGAQIQLGWFLLGAGKTGEAMDKVELVLKGEPKDEDALILKGAVLVKKKRNDEARRFLESVVGRDIRKPEGYLLLSSLYAQKGDTEGVEKRLLEGIKLNEKAVPLHLALADLYLKTKRTDEAAGVMQKLVKLEPEASRHHLTLAGIYWNAGKEQQAVDVLKSFVSADPKKEERWVQTADFYNTRNRPAEAEQQLKEGIRVNEKSFRIRFALSALYVSTNRPDQAIAALQECLKLEKDSANPQVLYAKNSLAQIYFARQAIDKATKYLDEVLKESPKNLDANYLKGTIHLRKLEGVQAVSSFRTVISDNPQFIPGYISLAEAHAVNKEMNLAFDTLRDALKIAPGSRDVIRAMARLYGVQKDFKNAEAQYRGLLAANPKDLEVRADLGDLMMRAGDFRKAETEYAAIERLAPNHPLGYVKLSACYMAQRKWDKAIAELENVVRTHPELWSPANDLAYLLTEYGGGRKDLDRALLLAEKAKSLNPDNPAVMDTVGWINYRKGDLNQAVALLAKAQEKAPGNPSINYHLGMAYSRAGDASKAKEYLKIALASKTDFPGKEEAEKTMAGIR
- the xrtD gene encoding VPLPA-CTERM-specific exosortase XrtD; this encodes MKAFEGISISPAGWMKATCYAVVLFLVYYTALKELYSQWSGEEYSYCWFIPFIVLYLIWEKRAELGRLPSSPSWQGLALLCIGIFLFWLGELGGEYTTLYVSLWFVIIGIVWLHIGRDKMKSIAFPFVVMLAMFPLPTFVYTRVTLWAKMVSSQLGAWMLQAAGMPVYREGNIIDLGFTRLQVVDACSGLRYIVPMMLIGLLIAYWFKGHIWKKTALFLLSLPLSIFMNSFRIAFTGMLYSIVGPAAAEGFFHGFSGWLVFMAAFPVFLAGMWVLKRLPPRDAGSGDALVHVRADAGAVESVTPENQDKEASTVKRLLLPQFIVSMAMLLLTFGFSHGVEFRQKVPVSKPFNEFPMEVGEWKGTSEQMESQFRNALNFSDYIIANYRNPQGKTVNFYVAYYQDQRKGESIHSPESCLPGSGWDFKDAGAVTVPLNDGGSSLPVSRAYMEKAGMRELTYYWFPQRGRTLTKLYELKLFTFWDALTKQRTDGALVRVITPVYDSEGMKDAEERLQSFTRKIVPVLEGFIPGKDLR
- a CDS encoding polysaccharide biosynthesis/export family protein yields the protein MERTRMLRIVLTLIMAGTLVASSPVLSRAGGEDISAPPGSEAAATPETSPTEGAPDASSYLIGPGDVLDVAVWKDEALTRSCIVRPDGAISFPLIGEVRVEGRTVADVKEEMEKRLDRYVPGTTLSVEVKQVNSMIIYVIGKVNAPGRYIMNTNVNVLQALATAGGLNIFAKRNKIKIFRQEDHETVIFPFEYDEVVEGKRLDRNIMLKRGDIVVIP
- a CDS encoding GNVR domain-containing protein — translated: MKQNEAIKIGDVLAIAKRRRLALLVPALAVFLLSAGVVVLLEPVYRSTSTILVEEQEIPREYVMATVTSFVEQRLQSINQRIMSSARLLEIINRFNLYADKRSRLTTEEIIDGMRKKDIKFETVMADVIDRRTGQKTAATIAFTVSYEGKNPMVVQQVANVLASLYLEENMKVVGQQTAGTSKFLEDEMKTVQTHLLSLEKKIAEYKEKNPRSLPELLNYNLQTLDWADRSFDQFHDQLRTLREKESYLQSQLTSMEPDAKNQDKELLKDLRAKLVMLRSKYSDEYPDVKKTKKEIAELEERLRAENGKEPNPEKPDNPAYVALAAQLASTQSEIKSVTRQISDLEKKRDDYSQRLEMSPRVEEGYKNLMVERNNTQAKYDDLMKKFMEARVAQGLEKGQMGERFTVIDPARLPEKPVRPNRPAILLIGLILGVGSGAGTAWLREAGDSSARSHEDLAARFPFPVLAEIPEIVTLEDELRKRRRIRVIVGTALLLMVALVMALHFFVIDLNVLWARVARRLPG
- a CDS encoding MraY family glycosyltransferase; translation: MIYATTLLMSVFITVSLMPITVKLATRYQMVDFPNPRKVHVRPVPRIGGLAMAAGAFLPIIIWMPSDQFVRAFMASTGTLVLFGFVDDMKGLGYKTKFAGQILAAVIIVVFGGVRIDSMGSLLPGGMQLPGWFSFPFTLVAIVGVTNAVNMADGLDGLAGGISLLVLCCIGYLAHIQGNTVVILLSLALAGAIFGFLRYNTYPANIFMGDTGSQLLGFASVVLAMKVTQGDTPFSPVLPLIILGFPILDTLTVMAERIREGRSPFSPDKNHFHHRLMGLGLSHTEAVFAIYLVQAAMIVSAILFKYYSDWALVISYAVFSAVVISAFAVAGRKGYRFSWHPVIGQMIRGRLRRIRDDNWITRISFALSSIIVPVLLLLSCLLPANIPGYVSFIAVCFSLLIVAVRLLWKGQMGFCLRFVVYLTVPLVLYLIREGRGAWHGEIMFTLYHLSFGLTALFVLLSVKYANNTKAFRMTTMDFLVIFIAVVVPNLPDQSIQNYHLGLLAVEIIVLLFSYEVLITERRGRLDALTASTLLALTLLAIRGGAGL